From Planctomycetota bacterium, the proteins below share one genomic window:
- a CDS encoding gas vesicle protein K, with protein sequence MAPDRSVSPPRITLKEHDVENGLGKLVLTLVELLRELLERQAIRRIEAGSLTDEEIERLGSTFLRLSEQVEKLKKHFGLADADLNIDLGPLGRLL encoded by the coding sequence ATGGCGCCGGACCGATCCGTGAGTCCCCCGCGCATCACCCTCAAAGAACATGACGTCGAGAATGGCCTGGGCAAACTCGTCCTCACGCTCGTCGAGTTGCTCCGCGAACTGCTGGAACGCCAGGCGATACGACGCATCGAGGCCGGGTCGCTGACCGACGAGGAAATCGAGCGGCTCGGCAGCACCTTCCTGCGCCTGTCGGAACAGGTGGAAAAACTCAAGAAACACTTCGGCCTGGCAGACGCCGACCTGAACATCGACCTCGGTCCCCTGGGCAGGCTCTTGTGA
- a CDS encoding gas vesicle protein produces MPHAVESATLADVLERVLDKGVVIAGDIKIKLVDIELLTIQIRLLIASVDKAKEMGIDWWEHDSNLASKAQGEKLEEENRRLRERLAGVEANTSTEPAEQTPCQHGCPGDPAGSPSGGGQPPRHNPTGSRGPSRSADPRPARTPPPPVRQGPARPGP; encoded by the coding sequence ATGCCGCATGCGGTCGAGAGCGCCACGCTCGCGGATGTCCTCGAACGCGTCCTCGACAAAGGGGTCGTCATTGCCGGGGACATCAAGATCAAACTCGTTGACATCGAACTTCTCACGATCCAGATTCGCCTGCTGATCGCCTCCGTGGACAAGGCCAAGGAAATGGGAATCGATTGGTGGGAGCATGACTCCAACCTGGCTTCCAAGGCCCAGGGCGAAAAACTCGAAGAAGAAAACAGGCGGCTAAGAGAAAGGCTGGCTGGCGTCGAAGCGAACACATCGACGGAACCCGCGGAGCAAACACCCTGTCAGCACGGATGCCCGGGGGATCCCGCCGGCAGCCCTTCTGGCGGAGGCCAACCGCCGCGACATAACCCAACGGGTTCCCGTGGTCCAAGCCGTTCGGCCGATCCGCGGCCTGCGAGGACACCCCCGCCGCCGGTCCGACAAGGTCCAGCCAGACCGGGCCCATGA
- a CDS encoding gas vesicle protein: MSTTAASGQPALRDEQHVSLCETLDRVLNKGVVVVGEVVISVADIDLIYLGLQLVLTSVETANQGSGPRGTPRCRLEGA; the protein is encoded by the coding sequence ATGAGCACGACCGCAGCATCCGGGCAGCCGGCCCTCCGCGATGAGCAGCACGTTTCCTTGTGCGAGACCTTGGACCGTGTCCTCAACAAGGGGGTTGTCGTCGTGGGGGAGGTGGTGATTTCGGTGGCGGACATTGACTTGATCTACCTGGGCCTCCAACTCGTGTTGACGTCCGTGGAAACCGCCAATCAGGGGTCGGGTCCCCGGGGTACGCCTCGGTGTCGGCTAGAGGGAGCGTAA